Proteins encoded together in one Bacteroides zoogleoformans window:
- a CDS encoding DUF4980 domain-containing protein, with protein MNVKRNLTALLLLLWISFGFCAAQNREGLKVHYLGANHSLIQVVSPKKYLLLPVEEAAPEATVHVLVNNKAERTFTVRLAMNRADYLVPFDLEQYKGKTVSFDIHSGNSRSNVRDAMEDVCWDDIKLADIFDTANREEFRPLYHHTPLYGWMNDPNGMFYKDGEYHLYYQYNPYGSMWGNMNWGHSSSKDLIHWEHHPVAIEPNGLGIVFSGSSVVDKENTVGFGKDAVIAIYTSAGASQIQSLAYSRDNGKTFQFYEGNPIITSDKECRDPNMFWHAESRKWVLILAAALEKEMWIYTSDNLKEWTKESAFGKGYGAQDGVWECPDLMQLPVRGTDEKKWVLICNINPGGPFGGSAAQYFVGDFDGKTFTCDTKPEVTKWMDYGKDHYAAVSWSNVSENRHTIIAWMSNWQYANNVPTKQYRSANSLPRDLELYRAEDGELCLATVPAKEIEALRGEKALKYAAFSVGKKAAVRKLPVDNSGICEIELDINAHSAGKVNIVLANEEDEQVVMTYDAVNKTFSMDRAKSGLTDFSKDFPAVTVAPVADGEQQRLRFFIDRCSVEAFEASGRFAMTNLVFPKHPYTKISVSTDGGQCRVNKLTVYPLNMNK; from the coding sequence ATGAACGTAAAAAGAAATCTGACCGCATTGCTTCTCCTGCTGTGGATAAGCTTTGGATTTTGTGCGGCGCAAAATCGAGAAGGACTGAAAGTCCATTATCTGGGTGCTAACCATAGTCTGATACAAGTTGTCTCTCCTAAGAAATACCTTTTGCTACCCGTTGAAGAGGCGGCTCCCGAAGCAACCGTTCATGTGCTTGTGAATAATAAAGCAGAGCGGACGTTCACCGTCAGGCTGGCAATGAATCGTGCGGACTATCTGGTTCCTTTTGATTTGGAACAATACAAGGGGAAAACCGTCTCTTTTGATATTCATTCTGGGAATAGTCGCTCCAATGTACGGGACGCTATGGAGGATGTCTGTTGGGACGACATCAAGCTGGCTGATATTTTTGATACTGCCAATCGTGAAGAATTTCGCCCTCTTTATCACCACACGCCACTTTACGGTTGGATGAACGATCCTAACGGAATGTTCTACAAGGATGGGGAATATCATCTTTATTATCAGTATAACCCTTACGGCTCCATGTGGGGGAATATGAATTGGGGACATTCTTCCAGTAAGGACTTGATACATTGGGAGCATCATCCGGTGGCCATAGAACCGAATGGGCTGGGGATAGTGTTCAGTGGAAGCAGTGTGGTGGATAAGGAAAATACCGTAGGCTTTGGGAAAGATGCGGTCATAGCCATCTATACTTCGGCGGGTGCGAGCCAAATTCAAAGTCTGGCTTATAGCCGGGACAACGGAAAAACCTTCCAATTTTATGAGGGCAATCCTATCATTACTTCCGACAAAGAATGTCGCGACCCGAACATGTTCTGGCATGCTGAAAGCCGTAAGTGGGTTCTTATCCTTGCCGCTGCTCTCGAGAAAGAGATGTGGATTTATACTTCCGATAATCTGAAGGAGTGGACCAAGGAGAGCGCTTTCGGGAAAGGATATGGTGCGCAGGACGGGGTTTGGGAATGTCCCGACTTGATGCAACTTCCCGTTCGGGGCACGGATGAGAAGAAATGGGTGCTTATCTGTAACATCAATCCCGGAGGACCTTTCGGCGGTAGTGCGGCACAATATTTTGTGGGTGATTTCGACGGAAAAACTTTCACGTGCGACACGAAGCCCGAAGTGACGAAGTGGATGGACTATGGAAAAGATCATTATGCCGCAGTGTCGTGGAGCAATGTTTCCGAAAACCGCCATACCATCATTGCTTGGATGAGTAACTGGCAATATGCCAACAATGTGCCTACCAAGCAATACCGCAGCGCCAACTCTCTGCCGCGCGATCTGGAGCTTTATCGGGCCGAAGACGGCGAACTTTGCTTGGCTACCGTTCCGGCGAAAGAAATCGAGGCTTTGCGGGGGGAAAAGGCATTGAAGTATGCTGCATTCTCCGTGGGGAAAAAAGCGGCGGTTCGCAAACTGCCTGTCGATAACAGCGGTATATGCGAGATTGAATTGGATATTAATGCACATTCGGCCGGTAAGGTGAACATCGTGCTTGCCAACGAGGAGGATGAACAGGTTGTCATGACGTACGACGCTGTGAATAAAACCTTCAGCATGGATCGTGCCAAGAGTGGGTTGACGGATTTCAGCAAAGACTTTCCGGCTGTGACCGTTGCTCCCGTTGCCGATGGAGAGCAACAGCGGTTACGCTTCTTTATAGACCGTTGCAGCGTCGAGGCTTTTGAGGCGAGCGGCAGGTTTGCCATGACAAATCTGGTGTTTCCGAAGCACCCTTACACAAAAATCAGCGTTTCTACCGACGGGGGACAGTGCCGGGTGAACAAACTGACCGTTTATCCACTGAATATGAATAAATAA
- a CDS encoding carbohydrate kinase family protein: protein MNEIIVGMGEALWDCLPEGKKIGGAPANFAYHVSQFGFDSRVVSAVGADADGDEILKVFAQKGLRTQIERVPYPTGTVQVTLDAVGVPCYEIKEGVAWDNIPFTEELKRLALSTRAVCFGSLAQRSVVSRTSINRFLDAMPDMDGHLKIFDINLRQGFYTKEILCESMRRCNVLKINDEELVTISRIFGYPGIDLQDKCWILLAKYNLKMLILTCGTNGSYVFTPGVVSFQETPKVTVADTVGAGDSFTAAFTAAILSGKPVPEAHKLAVEVSAYVCTQSGAMPELPHIYKDRLG, encoded by the coding sequence ATGAATGAAATTATCGTAGGAATGGGAGAGGCTTTGTGGGACTGCCTTCCCGAAGGAAAGAAGATAGGCGGTGCTCCGGCCAATTTTGCTTATCATGTATCGCAGTTCGGTTTCGACAGCCGCGTGGTCAGTGCCGTAGGCGCCGATGCAGACGGAGATGAGATTTTGAAAGTTTTTGCTCAAAAAGGGCTGCGTACCCAGATAGAGCGGGTGCCTTATCCTACGGGCACGGTTCAGGTGACGCTCGATGCCGTGGGCGTGCCTTGTTATGAAATAAAAGAGGGCGTGGCTTGGGATAATATTCCTTTCACTGAGGAGTTGAAGCGTTTGGCATTGAGCACCCGTGCGGTATGCTTCGGCTCTTTGGCGCAACGCAGCGTGGTGAGCCGCACCAGCATCAACCGTTTTCTGGATGCCATGCCCGATATGGACGGACACCTGAAGATATTCGATATCAACTTGCGTCAGGGATTCTATACGAAAGAGATACTTTGCGAGTCCATGCGCCGTTGCAATGTGCTTAAGATAAACGATGAGGAGTTGGTGACCATCAGCCGTATCTTCGGCTATCCGGGCATCGATCTGCAAGACAAATGCTGGATTCTGCTGGCCAAATACAATCTGAAGATGTTAATTCTGACGTGCGGAACGAACGGAAGCTATGTGTTTACTCCCGGAGTCGTGTCTTTTCAGGAAACGCCGAAAGTGACGGTTGCCGATACCGTGGGTGCCGGCGACTCGTTTACGGCAGCCTTTACCGCTGCCATCCTGAGTGGGAAGCCCGTGCCCGAGGCGCATAAGCTGGCAGTGGAGGTTTCGGCGTATGTATGTACGCAGAGCGGTGCCATGCCGGAATTGCCTCATATTTATAAGGACAGACTGGGGTAA
- a CDS encoding SusC/RagA family TonB-linked outer membrane protein — protein sequence MLKCISLRICTIIVLLFAGIGSFAQQIQVKGTVVEKSTGETVIGASVIEVGSNNNGTITDIDGNFTLTVASGAMLSVSYIGYKTITVKAQPTLRVELVEDSQLIDEVVVTGYMAEKKASLTGSVAVVKMKDVADIPTGNVLSSLQGRVAGMNITTDGTPGGGNTSTLVRGKSSFRGDANSPLYVIDGVMTRENISSILSSNDVESIQVLKDAASASIYGAQAANGVIIITTKRAKQGETRVDFDMSLTLQTYQSGFDMLNADEWGQVYWAAYKYANNGATPSSEIYGNGATPQLQDYIGLNGVKVHAVDTNWRDVVYHTALMQNYSATLSKGSDNGSFSLALNYLDHEGLVRNTDFQRINTRISSNYHYLDNRLRIGENVAINRWTQTLSPGGIDENAIKQHPAKTVYDEDGNYNDAINDVLGDAPNMARLLENEKRNKHGYWRIFGNAFLEIEPIKDLVLRTNFGMNFYDETNKNFEPVWARDAVNKLTQSSHKKLDWVWTNTATYNKTFGKNNLTVLLGAEAKKNHSESMFGYGTGLAVENEDYLYLSGVTAGKNVGAGASNYGMVSYFGKANYDYEGRYLASVTLRRDASSRLAKGNNADYFPSVSAGWRISGEEFMASTANWLADLKLRASWGINGNDIIDNEAPYTKYLISLKDASYNMTGDGTTLAPGGYKVRSTNPDLKWESTRQFNIGVDAAFLNGRLGASLDYFDKKTSDMLVEKPYIAVIGEGGYCWYNGGTMSNKGFEMALTWNDKVKDFQYNAAFNFSYYKNEVTDLTEEIYYTYGGGNGIDKTLVGQPFGSWMGFKTDGVFRTQQEVDEYKSKYDVQFGAPGIGRIKYVDANKDNKIDTNDRVWLGSDNPKIIAGLNLGASWKGFDLGMFFNGMIRDAYNNSKYYTDLFQCWTGNHSTRLLDAMHAYEHFEKSGIYNSDTPALTTLNSNNEHEVSQFYIENGSYIRLKSLTLGYTFPKAILDKMKLRHARVYVQGQNLFTITGYTGADPEGLGYPYPLPRTFSLGLSFGF from the coding sequence ATGTTAAAATGCATCAGTCTCAGGATTTGCACAATCATTGTGCTGCTCTTTGCGGGCATTGGATCTTTTGCCCAACAAATTCAAGTAAAAGGTACTGTGGTCGAGAAATCGACGGGAGAAACCGTTATAGGCGCTTCTGTCATTGAAGTAGGTTCCAATAACAATGGAACAATTACGGATATTGATGGAAATTTCACCTTGACTGTGGCCTCGGGTGCCATGCTGTCGGTATCTTATATCGGATATAAAACAATCACGGTGAAGGCTCAACCCACCTTGCGTGTCGAGTTGGTAGAAGACTCTCAATTGATTGATGAAGTCGTGGTGACCGGCTATATGGCCGAGAAAAAGGCCAGCCTGACGGGCTCGGTGGCCGTAGTAAAGATGAAAGACGTAGCGGATATACCTACCGGAAACGTGCTGTCGAGTTTGCAGGGGCGTGTGGCCGGTATGAACATCACCACAGACGGTACTCCGGGAGGAGGTAATACCTCTACTTTGGTTCGCGGAAAGTCGTCTTTCCGTGGTGATGCCAACTCCCCTTTGTACGTGATTGATGGTGTGATGACCCGTGAGAACATCTCATCCATTCTCTCTTCCAATGATGTGGAATCCATTCAGGTTCTGAAAGATGCGGCTTCTGCCTCCATATACGGTGCGCAGGCGGCCAACGGTGTCATCATCATTACGACCAAACGTGCCAAACAAGGTGAAACCCGTGTGGATTTTGATATGTCGCTGACTTTGCAGACCTATCAGAGCGGGTTTGATATGTTGAATGCCGACGAATGGGGGCAGGTTTATTGGGCGGCCTATAAGTATGCCAATAATGGCGCCACACCAAGCAGTGAGATATACGGTAATGGTGCCACGCCGCAACTTCAAGACTACATCGGGTTGAATGGAGTTAAAGTGCATGCGGTTGATACCAACTGGCGTGATGTGGTTTATCATACTGCTTTAATGCAAAACTACAGCGCTACTCTCTCTAAAGGTTCTGATAATGGTTCTTTCTCATTAGCGTTGAACTACCTCGACCATGAAGGTTTGGTAAGGAATACCGATTTCCAACGCATCAATACCCGTATAAGCTCCAACTATCATTATCTTGACAATCGTCTGCGTATCGGCGAGAACGTGGCCATCAACCGTTGGACACAAACGTTAAGTCCGGGTGGTATAGACGAAAATGCCATCAAGCAGCATCCTGCTAAAACCGTTTATGATGAAGACGGCAACTATAACGATGCCATTAATGATGTTTTGGGCGATGCTCCCAATATGGCTCGGCTTCTTGAGAACGAGAAACGGAATAAGCATGGATATTGGCGTATCTTCGGTAATGCTTTCCTTGAAATAGAGCCGATTAAGGATTTGGTGCTGCGAACGAATTTCGGTATGAACTTTTATGATGAAACCAACAAGAACTTTGAGCCTGTATGGGCACGTGATGCCGTCAACAAACTGACTCAATCGTCTCATAAAAAATTGGACTGGGTGTGGACAAATACCGCTACTTATAACAAGACCTTCGGCAAAAACAATCTTACTGTACTTCTTGGTGCGGAAGCCAAAAAGAATCATTCGGAATCCATGTTCGGCTATGGTACGGGGTTGGCTGTGGAGAATGAAGATTATCTCTATCTTAGCGGTGTCACTGCCGGCAAGAATGTGGGCGCCGGTGCCTCCAATTATGGCATGGTTTCCTACTTCGGTAAGGCAAACTATGACTATGAGGGACGTTATCTGGCTTCTGTTACGCTGCGTCGTGACGCTTCTTCGCGTCTGGCAAAAGGCAATAATGCAGACTATTTCCCTTCGGTATCGGCCGGTTGGCGTATTTCGGGCGAGGAATTTATGGCATCGACCGCCAATTGGTTGGCGGATTTGAAACTGCGCGCTTCGTGGGGTATCAACGGCAATGATATCATCGACAACGAAGCTCCTTATACCAAATACCTGATCAGCTTGAAAGATGCAAGTTATAACATGACCGGTGATGGCACGACGCTTGCTCCCGGGGGATATAAAGTACGGTCTACGAATCCCGATTTGAAATGGGAGAGTACACGGCAGTTCAATATCGGTGTGGATGCCGCTTTCCTGAACGGGCGTTTAGGCGCTTCTCTCGATTATTTTGATAAGAAGACGAGTGACATGCTTGTCGAGAAACCTTATATCGCCGTCATCGGCGAAGGCGGTTATTGCTGGTATAACGGCGGTACGATGAGTAACAAGGGTTTTGAGATGGCTTTGACGTGGAATGATAAGGTTAAAGATTTCCAGTATAACGCGGCATTTAATTTTTCGTATTACAAGAATGAAGTCACGGATTTGACAGAAGAGATTTATTACACTTATGGTGGAGGCAATGGTATCGACAAAACGTTGGTGGGCCAGCCTTTTGGTTCGTGGATGGGTTTCAAGACCGATGGCGTATTCCGTACGCAGCAGGAGGTGGATGAGTATAAAAGCAAATATGATGTGCAGTTCGGTGCTCCCGGCATAGGACGTATCAAGTATGTGGATGCGAATAAAGACAATAAGATTGATACGAACGACCGGGTGTGGTTGGGCTCTGATAATCCGAAGATTATTGCCGGTTTGAATCTTGGAGCGTCGTGGAAAGGCTTCGACCTCGGCATGTTTTTCAACGGGATGATTCGTGATGCTTATAATAACTCCAAATATTATACGGACTTGTTCCAATGCTGGACGGGCAATCACTCTACCCGCCTGCTCGACGCCATGCATGCCTACGAACATTTTGAGAAAAGCGGCATCTACAATAGCGATACGCCTGCTCTTACCACTCTTAACAGTAATAACGAGCACGAGGTTTCTCAGTTTTATATCGAGAATGGCTCGTATATCAGACTGAAAAGTCTTACACTGGGATACACATTCCCAAAAGCGATTCTTGATAAGATGAAACTGCGGCATGCACGTGTTTATGTTCAAGGGCAGAACTTGTTTACCATCACCGGTTATACGGGTGCCGACCCGGAAGGATTGGGCTATCCTTATCCTTTGCCTCGTACATTCTCTTTGGGTTTATCCTTTGGTTTCTAA
- a CDS encoding IS1380 family transposase, which translates to MAKVNIKSEKITPFGGIYCASKAFYALSLDKVINGTLGVRSSTYNGYQWDEIMSAMSDVFHCGGDCVEDVNRSECHLRESPEIRIPTSHTIGRAIKELSHEDMEYKSSSGNVFRFNTNPRLNDLLMKLNMKMGLFKYGQTVNVDFDHVFVKTEKADAKYSYKQAYGYFPGVVSIDGIIAYIENRDGNTPVKFHQADTLSRAFKLLHSYGLHIGIFRADCGSYSEDIIRTVDGNCRIFYIRAIHSASMYSRIQDIREWKRVEIGSQETEVASVMSTQFMEDSHYRIVVQRTKEKDSTPDLFGDRYTYRCIITNDWDSEEKNVIETYNKRGARERDFDRLNNDFGWKHLPCSFLKENTVYMILTAFCMNFFSYFIRAVSSVFTSLSPTSRIKKFVFHFTAVCAKWTRTARSWWLNLYTGMPYDKLSFG; encoded by the coding sequence GTGGCAAAGGTAAACATAAAATCTGAGAAAATCACTCCTTTTGGAGGAATTTATTGCGCAAGCAAGGCTTTTTATGCGCTTTCACTTGACAAAGTCATCAACGGCACTCTTGGTGTTCGCAGTTCTACCTACAACGGCTACCAGTGGGACGAGATAATGTCAGCCATGTCTGACGTGTTTCATTGTGGCGGTGACTGCGTGGAAGATGTCAACAGAAGCGAGTGCCACCTGCGGGAATCACCTGAAATCCGGATACCGACGAGCCACACAATCGGGCGTGCCATAAAGGAACTCTCCCATGAAGACATGGAATACAAGTCTTCGTCAGGCAATGTGTTCAGATTCAATACCAACCCAAGACTCAATGACCTTCTGATGAAACTCAACATGAAGATGGGACTGTTCAAATACGGCCAGACTGTCAACGTGGATTTCGACCATGTTTTCGTCAAGACGGAAAAAGCCGATGCGAAGTATTCGTACAAGCAAGCTTACGGCTATTTCCCTGGTGTCGTCTCAATAGATGGCATCATTGCGTACATCGAAAACCGTGACGGCAACACACCCGTCAAGTTCCATCAGGCTGACACACTGTCAAGGGCTTTCAAGCTGCTTCATTCATACGGCTTGCACATAGGCATCTTCCGTGCCGATTGCGGCTCCTATTCGGAGGATATCATAAGGACTGTTGACGGCAACTGCCGCATATTCTACATACGGGCCATACACAGTGCGTCAATGTACAGCCGTATACAAGATATACGTGAATGGAAGCGTGTTGAGATAGGCTCGCAGGAAACGGAAGTGGCCTCGGTTATGTCAACACAGTTCATGGAGGATTCCCATTACCGCATTGTAGTGCAACGGACAAAGGAAAAGGACAGTACACCTGATCTTTTCGGTGACAGGTACACCTACCGCTGCATCATAACCAATGACTGGGACAGTGAAGAGAAGAACGTTATCGAAACGTACAACAAGCGTGGGGCGAGAGAGCGCGACTTCGACCGTCTCAACAATGACTTCGGATGGAAGCATCTGCCATGCTCCTTCTTGAAAGAGAACACCGTGTACATGATACTGACAGCCTTCTGCATGAATTTCTTCTCGTATTTCATAAGAGCTGTGTCATCCGTATTCACCAGCTTATCGCCTACGTCAAGAATCAAGAAGTTTGTCTTCCACTTTACCGCCGTATGCGCCAAATGGACAAGGACGGCAAGAAGCTGGTGGCTGAATTTGTATACCGGCATGCCGTATGACAAACTTTCTTTTGGATAG
- a CDS encoding MFS transporter — translation MNNKNHSLAKLLPIMLCFFAMGFVDLVGIASNFVKADLGLTDAQANIFPSLVFFWFLIFSVPTGMLMNRIGRKKTVLLSLFVTFASLLLPVFGDGYVLMLLSFSLLGIGNALMQTSLNPLLSNIVSGERLASSLTFGQFVKAIASFLAPYIAMWGATQTIPSLGMGWRILFPIYMIVAVIAIFGLGGTSIQEEKEEGRPSTFGECLALLGKPFILLCFLGIMCHVGIDVGTNTTAPKILMERLGMTLSDAGFATSLYFIFRTAGCLLGAVVLQKVASKPFFAVSVLCMLAAMAGLFVFHEKTMIYVCIALIGFGNSNIFPIIFSQALLAMPQKKNEVSGLMIMGLFGGTVFPIAMGLASDAVGQSGAVAVMTIGVLYLFFYMLKMKR, via the coding sequence ATGAATAACAAGAATCATTCATTGGCAAAGCTGTTGCCCATCATGCTTTGCTTCTTTGCCATGGGCTTTGTAGACTTGGTGGGCATTGCTTCCAACTTCGTAAAGGCCGATTTGGGGCTGACCGATGCGCAGGCCAACATATTTCCCTCTCTGGTTTTCTTCTGGTTTCTCATTTTCTCCGTACCCACGGGGATGCTGATGAACCGTATCGGACGGAAAAAGACGGTATTGTTGAGCCTGTTCGTGACTTTTGCTTCGCTGCTTCTTCCGGTTTTCGGAGACGGGTATGTGCTGATGCTGCTTTCGTTTTCATTGCTGGGCATCGGCAATGCGCTAATGCAGACATCGCTCAATCCGTTGCTTTCCAATATCGTCAGTGGCGAAAGATTGGCAAGTTCGCTGACTTTCGGGCAGTTTGTCAAGGCTATCGCTTCGTTTCTTGCTCCTTACATTGCTATGTGGGGAGCTACGCAAACCATACCGTCGCTGGGTATGGGGTGGAGGATACTGTTTCCCATCTATATGATAGTTGCGGTGATTGCCATCTTTGGGCTGGGCGGTACTTCCATTCAGGAAGAAAAGGAAGAAGGACGTCCGTCTACTTTCGGCGAATGCCTCGCCTTGCTGGGCAAGCCGTTCATCCTGCTCTGCTTTCTGGGCATCATGTGCCATGTGGGCATTGATGTGGGCACCAATACAACGGCTCCCAAGATTCTGATGGAGCGTTTGGGGATGACCTTATCTGATGCCGGCTTTGCCACCAGCCTTTATTTCATTTTCCGTACGGCGGGATGTCTTTTGGGAGCTGTCGTCTTGCAGAAGGTGGCTTCTAAACCATTCTTTGCAGTCAGTGTGTTGTGCATGTTGGCAGCTATGGCTGGGCTGTTCGTCTTCCATGAAAAAACAATGATTTACGTGTGCATTGCCCTCATCGGCTTTGGCAACTCGAATATCTTCCCGATTATTTTCTCGCAGGCATTGCTTGCCATGCCGCAGAAGAAGAACGAGGTATCCGGGCTGATGATTATGGGGCTCTTCGGCGGCACGGTCTTTCCCATAGCCATGGGATTGGCAAGCGATGCCGTGGGACAAAGTGGGGCGGTAGCTGTAATGACAATCGGTGTATTGTATTTATTTTTCTACATGCTGAAGATGAAACGCTGA
- a CDS encoding RagB/SusD family nutrient uptake outer membrane protein, producing MKLKYVYILGAVTLMNVSCNEDSFLDLKPQGSLNETIMTSTRGADLLVNAAYAALGGPEGQSWSVWCHPTSNWTYGEVRSDNAYKGGGGVGDLNEVHRMETFDMDATNGFLDSKWYHLYCSVQRCNSALRVLNSATDEQVKGRASRIAEMKVLRAHYYFELSRLFNKIPYFDENVEITRYPDIPNNEFTRDEILGKLAEEMLDAAEQLPETQPEAGCIHKYVALAYAAKIKLYRAYQQDEASHAVTSINRDLLKEVVSLCDRVTAGNRYGLLEDFQGLDLVANENGKESVFAIQYSMNDGTESAGRINWSNLLNSPGGGSPYGGDGFFLPSQDLINAYQTDEAGLPDFNYQSKADYSRAVLNNGVYTLENTTPNVDPRLDFVVGRPNITWKTYSEKPCEGWVRDKETYCYNCIKRFWVSPESSDMFNGWPWGASQLNWQIIRYADILLWKAEALIELNEGDGLEVARGLINQIRNRARNSVYVKDFNDRSKNAANYLVNPYPSDGWNQEYARQALRREVRLEKALEGERFFDLVRWGIAETVMNKYIAMEADKRIYYAHAHFSGGKDEYYPVPNNQYGFSGGKYVQNPGYAPFN from the coding sequence ATGAAATTGAAATATGTATATATACTTGGCGCTGTAACGCTGATGAATGTAAGCTGCAATGAAGACAGCTTCTTGGACTTGAAGCCTCAAGGCAGCTTGAATGAAACGATTATGACTTCCACGAGAGGAGCCGATTTGCTGGTGAATGCTGCGTATGCCGCTTTGGGCGGTCCGGAGGGACAAAGCTGGAGCGTGTGGTGTCATCCTACTTCCAACTGGACTTATGGTGAAGTGCGTTCGGATAACGCATATAAGGGGGGCGGCGGTGTAGGCGACCTTAATGAGGTGCATCGCATGGAAACATTCGATATGGATGCAACCAATGGATTCTTGGATAGTAAATGGTATCATCTGTATTGCAGTGTGCAACGTTGTAACTCTGCTTTGCGTGTATTGAACAGTGCGACGGATGAACAAGTGAAGGGCCGCGCGTCCCGCATCGCCGAGATGAAAGTGCTTCGTGCCCATTATTATTTTGAGTTGAGCCGTCTTTTCAATAAGATTCCTTATTTTGATGAGAACGTCGAGATTACCCGTTATCCCGATATTCCGAACAATGAGTTTACCCGTGACGAGATTTTGGGTAAGTTGGCCGAAGAGATGCTCGATGCTGCGGAGCAGCTCCCCGAGACACAGCCCGAGGCGGGATGTATTCATAAATATGTCGCTTTGGCGTATGCGGCCAAGATAAAACTGTATCGAGCCTATCAACAGGATGAGGCTTCGCATGCCGTAACTTCCATCAATAGAGATTTATTGAAAGAGGTGGTATCGCTTTGCGATCGGGTCACAGCCGGCAACCGTTACGGTCTGCTTGAAGATTTTCAAGGGTTGGATCTTGTTGCGAATGAAAATGGTAAGGAGTCTGTTTTTGCCATTCAGTATTCCATGAATGATGGGACTGAGAGCGCCGGCCGCATCAATTGGAGTAATTTGTTGAATTCTCCGGGCGGGGGCAGCCCTTATGGCGGCGACGGTTTCTTCTTGCCCAGCCAAGACCTGATTAACGCTTATCAGACGGATGAGGCGGGTTTGCCTGATTTTAATTATCAATCGAAAGCCGATTATAGCCGGGCTGTGTTGAATAATGGTGTTTATACGCTGGAGAATACTACACCCAATGTCGACCCGCGTCTTGATTTTGTGGTAGGACGTCCCAATATCACGTGGAAAACATATTCTGAAAAGCCGTGCGAAGGATGGGTGCGCGACAAAGAGACCTATTGCTACAATTGCATTAAGCGTTTCTGGGTTTCTCCCGAGAGCAGCGATATGTTTAACGGTTGGCCTTGGGGTGCTTCGCAATTGAACTGGCAAATCATACGTTATGCGGATATTCTTCTCTGGAAGGCCGAGGCGCTTATTGAACTCAATGAAGGCGACGGTCTTGAAGTTGCACGTGGGTTGATTAATCAGATTCGTAATCGTGCCCGTAACAGTGTATATGTGAAGGACTTCAACGACCGCAGCAAAAATGCGGCCAATTATCTTGTGAATCCTTATCCTTCCGATGGCTGGAATCAGGAGTATGCCCGTCAGGCTCTGCGTCGTGAGGTGCGTCTTGAAAAAGCCCTGGAGGGAGAACGCTTTTTTGACTTGGTTCGTTGGGGAATAGCGGAAACCGTCATGAATAAATATATCGCAATGGAAGCAGATAAACGTATTTATTATGCCCATGCGCATTTCTCTGGAGGAAAAGACGAATATTATCCTGTGCCGAACAATCAGTATGGTTTTTCAGGAGGCAAATATGTGCAGAATCCGGGTTATGCTCCGTTCAACTGA